The genomic region CATGATGAATCACTGCATGCAGGAGCCTGCATCAAAGCAATTGAACCGTTTTCCGATGACAAGAGAGATTTCTTTGACTCCCTTTTCTCACCAATTATGTTTTCTGCAAGTCCTGTAAACAATGCCGTTGTCATACTGGCAATTGGACGGAAAACTGTCATAATGGGATCAAGAAGAGCGTATGTAATGGCAATCGAATCAACACCTGTTTCAGGAGTTGATATGAGAAAGGAAAGAGTTGCTCCTTTTGTTGCACCCCTGTTCTTTAGTGAAAGTGCGGTTGGAACTACACCACATGAACAAAGCGGTAGTGGAATACCAATAATTGAAGCATTCAAAGCCGATCTGAACTTACCTGCGGATTTACCAAGATATTTGAGGATTTTCTCATCGGAAACAAGCGCATGCAGTAGTCCTGCAACTACAAATCCAAGGAAAAGGTACGGTGCAGCCTCTTCAAACAGACCCCATGACTCTGACAGAATTCCCAGCACAACAGAGAAAATAAAATCGATAAACGTCATTTTTTAACCTCCTCAACGTGTTCCCGACACATGGATACCAGTAATTCAACATGCTGATCCGCAAGATAATAAACAGCAAACCGGCCTTCTTTCCTGACCCTTACAAGATCAAGCTGCCTCAGGTTTTTCAGACTATGGGATATTGCAGACTGGGTGAGTCCCAGAGAATCCTCAATTGCTTTTACACAAAGGTCACCCTGCAACAGAAGAAAAAGTATCTTCAGGCGGGTTGTGCATTGGAGTGCATTGAATATTTTGCACATTGAATAAATGGAATCTTCTGAAGGAAGGTGCCTGACTCTGTCGTCAAGGCAAGTTGAATCTGCACAAACATGTTCTGAATTGTCCATGAACATATGAACACATGTTCATATATCAATGTGACCCTTTTTCAAATACAAATAAAAAATAACAGGACGAGATAGAAAATAAACAATACATAATCCATAAAACTGAATTTCAGAACATACATGGAACTGCGTGAAACACCGGTATAACATCTGCTTTCCATGGCAAGAGCAACTTCATCAACAGACCTTAAAGACATCTTCACAAGCGGAACGGTCAGAGACATGATGGCTTTTACAGGTTCCCTTTTTATATCCAATCCACGTGAGATTTGAGCGTCCCTGAGATCCCTGAAACTATCAAACAACATTGGTACAAAATAAAGAGATAGTGACATCATCATTGCAAGGTCATGAGAGGATATTCCCATGTATTTTAATGGCAAAGGCCTGAGAAGCCTTTCAACACCTGCAGTAATTCCGGCAGGTGAAGTAGTGGCTGTTACCAGAGCGGCAAAAAGGATCAGGAAAATAAATCTCAAAGAAAGGATGCTTCCATGGAGAAATCCTTCGTAACTGCCTTTCAGCAATCCGAATTCAAAAACAGGTGTTCCTTCTGTGAATAGAACCTGCATGAGAAATATGAATGAGAAAAAAGGAATCATTGGACGCACAGACCTTACGAAATGAATGACAGGAAGCTGACAAGCAACTATGATTGTTACAAAAATAACAGCCAGCAATGCCATTATTTCAACGGATGATACTCTGAGAATACAAAAACTAATGGCCATCAGTCCTACTATCTTTGTCCTCGGGTCAAGCCCATGAAGGAAAGATTTGCCCGGCACGTAAGAGAGAAAAAGATCATTCATTCTCATGCACCTCTTTTAATTTGAAAAACCTTATAATCTCATTGAAAGCATCATCTACAGAACAAATATTATTGGTTACATCAAACCCGCATTCCTGTAATTCTTTCATCAGGGAGCTTATATCAGGAATAGGAAAAGACACTGACTTCAGGTAATCCTCAGGTCTTCCGCAAAAGTCAACGCAGCCGTCATTTAGAAGAAGTACCTTATCAGCAAATGGAAGAAAATGGTCTACCTGATGCGATACTACAATTACTGAGATTCCTGAACTATGAAGCTTTTTAAGAGTTGAGAAAAGAGATGATCTGTTATCAGGATCAAGACCTGATGTAGGTTCATCAAGAACAAGATATTCAGGCCTCATGGAAAGAACACCTGCAAGAGCGACAAGACGCATTTGGCCACCACTAAGGGAAAATGGTGAAAGGTCCTTGATATCCAGACTGAGACCTGCAAGGATGAGAGATTCATTTACACGTTCTTTAAGCTCATCACCTTTCAGACCAAAATTTGAAGGTCCGAAAGAAACATCTTCAAAGACGGTTTTTCCAAAAAGCTGCCTTTGTGGATACTGCATTAACAGGCCAATTTTTGAACGCAGCTTTTTATTTGTAGAATCAAGCCCGTTTATTTTTACAGAACCGGCTTGTGGTTTTACCAACCCGTTTAAATGACGGATAAGAGTTGATTTTCCTGAACCTACCTCTCCGGTAATAAGGATAAACTCACCCTTTTCAATAGAGAAACTTACCTTATCAAGAGCCTTTTTTTCAAGGGATGTACCTTTGTTATAGAAAAAACTGACATCCTTCACTTCAATCGACATAAAGCCTCCCGAAGTTCATCTTTTGATAAAGGTAAAAAGGAAGGAGGAATTATTCCGGCATCAAGGAGCTTTTTTGATAATTCAATAATTGGAGGAGCATCAAAACCAAAACTGCCAGAACTTATCTTCGCGATAATCTCCCGTGGATTTCCATTCTGGATTATGTGACCATTTTCCATTAGCAACAGCCTGTCTGCAAGGACAAGTTCCTCAACAAGATGAGTCACATAGATTATAGTAGAACCTGCTTCATGCAACTGTTTTAACAAGAAAAGTATGTCTTTTTTGGATTTAGAATCAAGCATGGAGGTCACTTCATCAAAAAGTATTACCTCCGGCTCCATTGCAAGAATTGAAGCAAGAGCAACTTTCTGTTTCTGACCGCCACTGAGAGTCCTGGGAGTTTTGTGCCTATATGCTGACATCCCAACAGATTCAAGTGCTGTGGATACACGTCTTTTGATCTCAGAAGATGGAAGACTAAGGTTTTCAGGACCGAATGCGATATCATCCTCAACTGTCATTCCAATGAATTGGGATTGAGGATCCTGAAATACCATTGCTGCTATCCTGCGAATATCCTGAAGTTTTGACTTATCTGAAGTATCCATTTCTTTTACTGACACGGAACCTTCGGTAGGTAGTAAAAGTCCGTTAATATGTCTCAACAGGGTTGATTTACCACAACCATTCTTTCCGGCAATGGCTACAAATTCACCTTTGCGGATGTTCAGAGTTATAGAATCAAGGGCCAGTGTGCCACTTGGGTACCGATAACTCAGGTTTTCTATTTGAATCATGCTACTTGTCAAGTGAATATCCGGAGGAAATTACTGCAGCGGCAATAAGTTTCAAAACCGCACCGGGTAAATATGGCACCATTCCAAGAGCTATTGCCTGTGTGAGACTCAGGTCTGCAACATTCATAAGCTGAAGTATTCCGAAAACATAGATAACCAGAAGTCCTGATAACATAATAGCAATGTTCAGACCTATATTTTTTGTTCCTAAGCGGTCGGACAGATAGCCTATGATAAAAGCCCCAAACATGAACCCAATAAGAAAACCACCTGTTGGACCAAAGATCATACCCAGACCTGAACTACCACCGGAAAATACAGGCAGACCTGCAATTCCAAGAAGCAGATACACAAGCACACTGATTGTTCCCCATCTGGCGCCTAATATAGCACCTGTCAGTAATACGAAAAAAGTCTGCAATGTAATTGGGACGGGACTTATGGGCACAGGTATCT from Methanolobus tindarius DSM 2278 harbors:
- a CDS encoding ATP-binding cassette domain-containing protein — encoded protein: MSIEVKDVSFFYNKGTSLEKKALDKVSFSIEKGEFILITGEVGSGKSTLIRHLNGLVKPQAGSVKINGLDSTNKKLRSKIGLLMQYPQRQLFGKTVFEDVSFGPSNFGLKGDELKERVNESLILAGLSLDIKDLSPFSLSGGQMRLVALAGVLSMRPEYLVLDEPTSGLDPDNRSSLFSTLKKLHSSGISVIVVSHQVDHFLPFADKVLLLNDGCVDFCGRPEDYLKSVSFPIPDISSLMKELQECGFDVTNNICSVDDAFNEIIRFFKLKEVHENE
- a CDS encoding ArsR/SmtB family transcription factor: MDNSEHVCADSTCLDDRVRHLPSEDSIYSMCKIFNALQCTTRLKILFLLLQGDLCVKAIEDSLGLTQSAISHSLKNLRQLDLVRVRKEGRFAVYYLADQHVELLVSMCREHVEEVKK
- a CDS encoding biotin transporter BioY, producing the protein MEENHFHYNDSHNIKKMVFASLFAALMAVGAYIEIPVPISPVPITLQTFFVLLTGAILGARWGTISVLVYLLLGIAGLPVFSGGSSGLGMIFGPTGGFLIGFMFGAFIIGYLSDRLGTKNIGLNIAIMLSGLLVIYVFGILQLMNVADLSLTQAIALGMVPYLPGAVLKLIAAAVISSGYSLDK
- a CDS encoding energy-coupling factor transporter transmembrane component T family protein, which codes for MNDLFLSYVPGKSFLHGLDPRTKIVGLMAISFCILRVSSVEIMALLAVIFVTIIVACQLPVIHFVRSVRPMIPFFSFIFLMQVLFTEGTPVFEFGLLKGSYEGFLHGSILSLRFIFLILFAALVTATTSPAGITAGVERLLRPLPLKYMGISSHDLAMMMSLSLYFVPMLFDSFRDLRDAQISRGLDIKREPVKAIMSLTVPLVKMSLRSVDEVALAMESRCYTGVSRSSMYVLKFSFMDYVLFIFYLVLLFFICI
- a CDS encoding energy-coupling factor transporter ATPase, with protein sequence MIQIENLSYRYPSGTLALDSITLNIRKGEFVAIAGKNGCGKSTLLRHINGLLLPTEGSVSVKEMDTSDKSKLQDIRRIAAMVFQDPQSQFIGMTVEDDIAFGPENLSLPSSEIKRRVSTALESVGMSAYRHKTPRTLSGGQKQKVALASILAMEPEVILFDEVTSMLDSKSKKDILFLLKQLHEAGSTIIYVTHLVEELVLADRLLLMENGHIIQNGNPREIIAKISSGSFGFDAPPIIELSKKLLDAGIIPPSFLPLSKDELREALCRLK